The following proteins are co-located in the SAR202 cluster bacterium genome:
- a CDS encoding MFS transporter codes for MKQYIANKSPIYYGWIILLISTSMSAVRPVMAVATLSVFITPMSDELNWSRTAFSGAVSIGGFVGAFVSPIIGKGIDRYGTSLVMALSSLIVAISAIAISQVESIVYFYVFYICGRAMFAGPLMLAPAVAVSNWFVSKRAITLAILQVSQGLGLALIPFIAKSIIVSENWPSAWIFLGIMVLIIGVIPPGILMVRKPEDIGLMPDNNKKSSITESTSEASYTLKEALKTHTMWFLMIFAGFGFMVQAGVSLHQAPYYHDQGIPYSQAASIVSIFALSSATGGFLFPLFTTRFSARIMTTISTLFMTLGVIIMIQADSFYLGIISALVFGNGLGGMSTLVNVLWADYYGRESLGVIRGVSLPVQTGGQAIGPIASGLLYDYTGDYFMSLVFFLIIISLAAFFVFISKPPTSSSS; via the coding sequence ATGAAACAATACATTGCAAATAAATCACCGATTTACTATGGATGGATAATATTACTAATTTCCACCTCAATGTCTGCCGTACGTCCAGTTATGGCAGTAGCTACACTTTCAGTATTTATAACTCCCATGAGTGATGAACTAAATTGGAGTCGAACTGCATTTTCAGGAGCTGTAAGCATAGGAGGATTTGTCGGAGCTTTTGTATCCCCTATCATCGGAAAAGGAATCGATCGATACGGAACATCACTTGTCATGGCATTAAGTTCTCTTATTGTAGCTATCTCAGCTATAGCGATATCTCAAGTAGAATCTATAGTTTATTTTTATGTATTTTATATTTGCGGTAGAGCTATGTTTGCTGGACCATTAATGTTAGCACCAGCTGTAGCAGTTAGTAATTGGTTTGTATCTAAACGTGCGATAACATTGGCTATACTCCAAGTTAGTCAAGGTCTAGGACTCGCACTAATACCATTTATTGCTAAATCAATTATTGTATCTGAAAACTGGCCTTCCGCCTGGATATTTTTAGGCATAATGGTATTAATCATAGGAGTTATTCCCCCAGGAATCTTAATGGTAAGGAAACCTGAAGATATAGGATTAATGCCAGATAACAATAAAAAATCATCAATAACAGAAAGCACATCAGAAGCTTCATATACCCTTAAAGAAGCTTTAAAAACTCATACCATGTGGTTCTTAATGATATTTGCAGGTTTTGGATTCATGGTTCAAGCTGGGGTTAGTTTACATCAGGCTCCATATTACCACGATCAAGGTATACCCTATTCTCAAGCAGCAAGCATAGTAAGTATATTCGCCTTATCCAGTGCAACAGGAGGTTTTCTTTTTCCTTTATTTACTACAAGATTTTCAGCAAGAATCATGACAACCATTTCAACCTTATTTATGACTTTAGGTGTGATAATAATGATTCAAGCTGATTCATTTTATCTTGGAATTATTTCAGCATTAGTTTTTGGTAATGGCTTAGGTGGAATGTCTACTCTGGTTAACGTTCTCTGGGCTGATTACTACGGAAGAGAAAGTCTAGGTGTAATACGAGGAGTATCATTACCTGTTCAAACTGGAGGCCAAGCTATTGGGCCTATAGCTTCTGGTTTACTTTACGACTATACTGGGGATTATTTTATGTCCTTAGTTTTCTTCTTAATCATTATTAGTTTAGCTG